The Natronoarchaeum philippinense genome includes the window GCGAACACGAAGTGGGCGGTCAGGATCACGATCTCGTACTGGGTGACCGTCAGGGCGCCCAGAATGATCTGGGTCGGGAGCAGCGCTAGCGCGCCGGTCGTCGCCCAGCGCACCGCCTTCGAGCGACCGCGGCGCCACGCCGAGACGGTCAGCCCGAACACCATGAACCCGACGACCATCGCCACGAGCCGGTGGAACCACTCGATGAAACTCGGCCAGTTGGCCGGGAACAGCCCCAGCCAGCCGTCGCAGAACGGCCAGCGGCCCGCGCAGGTCAGCCCCGCGCCGGCCACCGCTGTGTAGATGCCGAGCAACAACAGCACGAACGTCAGGGCGGTCGTCGCCACCGCAAGCTGGTGGAACGAGACCAGTCCGCCGCCCCCCGTATCGGATGAAGCGGACGCCATACTAGACGATTGTCGGGCCTTCGCGCACTTAGCTTTGACCAAACTGGCGCGCCGCGGCGGGTCACCGAGGCGCCGGAGAACGGGCTGTGGCGTCCAGCGGCGGTCCGGAGCGTTCAAGGCGATCCTGTGGGTGGAGTCGTGTATGCGAGACGCACGCCTCGACGCCTATCTCGACGAGCACGGTCTGGAGTCGGTGTGGTTCGCGCGCCCGAACGCGTTCGCGTGGCTCACCGGCGGGAACAACGTCGTCGACCGCGAGGGCGATGTCGGCGTCGCCGCGGCCGGCTACGACGGATCGGACGTGACCGTCGTGACCGACAACATCGAAGCGCCGCGGCTGACCGACGAAGAACTGGCCGACGACGTTGCGGTCGAGACGTTCGAGTGGCACGCCGATTCGCTGGCCGACGCCGTCGCCGCGCGGGCCGCCGAACCCGCCGCCGCGGACTTCGACGTGCCCGGCTTCGACGCCGTCGACGCCCGCGAACTGCGCCAGCCTCTCTCCGAGGAGGATATCGAAGCCTACCGAACGCTCGGACGGGAGACGGCGGCGGCCGTCGAAGCCGTCGCGCGGGAGCTCCAGCCGGGCGACACCGAGCGCGAGGCCGCCTCGGCGCTCCGGGTCGCGCTGTCGGCGCGGGGCATCGAGTCGCCGGTCGCGCTCGCCGGCGGCGCGGAGCGCGCCCAGCAGTACCGTCACTACACGCCCCAGCCGGTCGAGTTGGGCGACTACGCGCTGCTGTCGGTCAGCGCCGAGATGGCGGGACTGCACGCCTCGTGTACTCGCGCGGTCGCGTTCGACGCGCCCGAGTGGCTCGACGAGCGCCACGACGCCGCGACGGCGGTCGAAGCCCAA containing:
- a CDS encoding M24 family metallopeptidase; its protein translation is MRDARLDAYLDEHGLESVWFARPNAFAWLTGGNNVVDREGDVGVAAAGYDGSDVTVVTDNIEAPRLTDEELADDVAVETFEWHADSLADAVAARAAEPAAADFDVPGFDAVDARELRQPLSEEDIEAYRTLGRETAAAVEAVARELQPGDTEREAASALRVALSARGIESPVALAGGAERAQQYRHYTPQPVELGDYALLSVSAEMAGLHASCTRAVAFDAPEWLDERHDAATAVEAQALAATQEVGQSGGTAGDVFEAVQDAYAAVGYEGEWRNHHQGGAAGFAGREWIATPGHDAPVHLPMAYAWNPTVQGAKSEDTVLVTEDGFESLTTTGDWPTLTATAPDYDVEIERPAILDGGADE